In Thermocrinis minervae, a single genomic region encodes these proteins:
- the trxB gene encoding thioredoxin-disulfide reductase, translating to MNGFSEDILYDCVIVGGGPAGLTAGLYCARAKMNTLLFEKGTLGGQIAITDLVENYPGFPEGISGKELTQRFKAQAERFGLKIHRGEVLKIEKVDKELFIHLRTGQMVRSKTVVLAVGASPRRLGVPGEEEFLNRGVSYCATCDGALFDGVPIAVIGGGDSACQESLFLTRFGSVVYLIHRRDQLRAQKHLQEKVFSNPKIKFIPNKVVERIEGSQAVERLVLRDTKTGELSELNVEGVFIFIGLEPSTGFLKGFVELDERGYIKTDERMRTNVPGVFACGDCRSGATGQVAVAVGEGCIAAIEAEKYLQEEF from the coding sequence ATGAACGGGTTTTCTGAAGATATACTCTACGATTGTGTCATAGTGGGTGGTGGACCTGCGGGGCTTACCGCAGGTCTTTACTGCGCAAGAGCAAAGATGAACACCCTTCTCTTTGAGAAGGGTACGTTGGGCGGTCAGATAGCTATAACAGATCTAGTTGAGAACTACCCTGGGTTTCCAGAAGGTATAAGCGGGAAAGAATTGACCCAGCGGTTCAAGGCCCAAGCTGAAAGATTTGGCCTTAAGATACACCGCGGCGAAGTTTTAAAGATTGAAAAAGTAGATAAGGAGCTATTCATACACCTTAGAACAGGTCAAATGGTTAGAAGCAAAACGGTAGTATTGGCCGTGGGTGCAAGTCCAAGGAGATTAGGCGTTCCTGGAGAGGAGGAGTTTTTAAACAGAGGAGTATCCTACTGTGCTACCTGTGATGGGGCCCTCTTTGACGGTGTTCCCATAGCTGTAATAGGTGGTGGTGATTCTGCATGTCAGGAAAGCCTTTTTCTTACTCGTTTTGGCAGCGTAGTCTATCTTATTCACCGAAGAGATCAGCTTCGCGCTCAAAAGCACCTACAAGAAAAGGTCTTTTCCAACCCAAAGATAAAGTTCATACCCAACAAGGTAGTTGAAAGGATAGAGGGAAGTCAAGCCGTAGAAAGGCTAGTGCTAAGGGACACAAAGACGGGTGAGCTCTCCGAGTTAAACGTAGAGGGTGTGTTCATATTCATAGGGCTTGAGCCAAGCACAGGATTCTTGAAGGGTTTTGTGGAGTTGGATGAGAGAGGTTACATAAAGACAGATGAGCGTATGAGAACGAACGTACCAGGTGTGTTTGCCTGCGGTGATTGCAGAAGCGGCGCCACAGGTCAGGTGGCTGTTGCAGTAGGGGAGGGTTGTATAGCTGCCATAGAGGCAGAGAAGTACCTGCAAGAAGAGTTTTAA
- a CDS encoding carbon starvation CstA family protein, whose translation MREKLILLILSLVGAFSLYVLAIERGEKVNAVWFLVATLCAFTIGYRYYSRFIAYKVFQVDDSNPTPAHKFYNKVDFVPTNKWVLFAHQFASISGAGPLVGPVLAAQMGYLPGLLWILIGVVLAGAVQDMVVLAMSMRKDAKSLGQIAKEELGKLGGIVVLLTIFSILIILLAVLALVIVKAMFNSPWSTFTVFASIPIAILMGLYMWYVRPGSALIPFLFGATSLLLSLYIGRLVADSPTLSVYFNLSEKTLAFFLMAYGFTASVLPVWLLLVPRDYLSTFLKLGTVVLVAIGVLVAMPEVKMPALTQFAFNGNGPVWKGDLFPFLFITIACGAISGFHSLISSGTTPKLIDKESHIRLVGYGGMLAESFVAVIALIAAVSMEPGLYFAINSPPSVIGKTFEQAASVISSWGFPITAEELKRYSQEVHENILSRTGGAPSFAIGIAYILAKSTSEALIAFWYHFAILFEAMFILTTIDAGTRVGKYILMDILSYVHPSFKNYSNPILNIFVSFVVVALWGYFLYAGVVDPYGGVKTLWPLFGVSNQLLATAALIIATYYIATRHGIRYAWVTGLPALFVGINTITAGLEKVFHPDKGIGFLAHARWISSFLQKGELPSGINSMDVAHKVLLGDYINATLAFTYVSLVVLVALISLYKVFKHLQKV comes from the coding sequence ATGAGGGAAAAGCTTATACTCCTAATTCTTTCTCTAGTAGGTGCTTTTTCTCTATATGTATTGGCCATAGAGAGAGGAGAAAAGGTAAATGCAGTATGGTTCTTAGTGGCTACCCTCTGCGCTTTTACTATAGGTTACAGGTACTACAGCAGGTTCATAGCCTACAAAGTTTTTCAGGTAGATGACAGCAACCCCACTCCAGCCCATAAGTTTTACAACAAGGTAGACTTTGTTCCTACCAACAAGTGGGTGCTTTTTGCTCACCAGTTTGCCTCCATCTCTGGTGCTGGACCTTTGGTAGGTCCTGTCCTTGCTGCTCAAATGGGTTATCTTCCTGGGCTTCTGTGGATACTGATAGGTGTGGTTCTTGCTGGTGCTGTGCAGGATATGGTAGTGCTTGCCATGTCCATGCGCAAGGATGCTAAAAGCTTGGGTCAGATAGCTAAGGAGGAGCTTGGTAAGCTTGGGGGTATTGTGGTTCTCCTCACCATATTTTCCATACTCATTATACTGCTTGCAGTCCTTGCCCTGGTTATAGTCAAGGCTATGTTCAACAGCCCGTGGAGTACCTTTACAGTCTTTGCGAGCATACCCATAGCCATCCTTATGGGCTTGTACATGTGGTACGTAAGACCTGGCTCTGCACTTATCCCTTTCCTGTTTGGAGCTACTTCCTTACTACTCAGCTTATATATAGGTAGATTGGTTGCAGACTCTCCAACTTTGTCCGTGTACTTTAACTTGTCTGAAAAGACTCTAGCCTTCTTCCTCATGGCTTATGGCTTTACCGCTTCAGTCCTGCCCGTGTGGCTGCTGCTGGTACCAAGGGATTACCTTAGCACTTTCCTCAAGCTTGGAACTGTTGTGCTCGTAGCTATTGGTGTACTCGTGGCTATGCCTGAAGTGAAGATGCCGGCACTTACCCAGTTTGCTTTCAATGGAAATGGTCCCGTCTGGAAGGGTGATCTGTTTCCCTTCTTGTTTATAACTATAGCGTGTGGTGCTATATCGGGCTTTCACTCACTCATATCTTCTGGAACGACGCCAAAGCTCATAGACAAAGAAAGCCACATAAGGCTTGTAGGTTATGGGGGTATGCTAGCTGAATCCTTCGTAGCAGTCATAGCCCTTATAGCAGCTGTCAGCATGGAGCCTGGTCTTTACTTCGCCATAAACTCTCCCCCGTCAGTGATAGGAAAGACCTTTGAACAGGCAGCATCCGTGATATCTTCGTGGGGTTTCCCTATAACAGCTGAGGAGTTAAAGAGGTACTCGCAAGAGGTTCACGAGAACATCCTCTCAAGGACTGGCGGAGCTCCATCCTTCGCCATAGGTATAGCCTACATACTTGCCAAAAGCACATCGGAGGCACTCATAGCCTTTTGGTATCACTTTGCCATACTCTTTGAAGCCATGTTCATACTCACCACCATAGACGCAGGCACGAGAGTAGGAAAGTACATCCTTATGGACATACTGAGCTACGTACACCCATCCTTCAAAAACTACTCTAACCCTATTCTGAACATATTCGTAAGCTTCGTAGTTGTTGCCCTGTGGGGCTACTTCCTGTATGCAGGTGTTGTGGATCCCTATGGTGGTGTAAAGACCCTTTGGCCTCTATTTGGAGTATCCAACCAGTTGTTGGCTACTGCAGCCCTTATAATAGCAACCTACTACATAGCCACAAGGCATGGAATAAGGTATGCGTGGGTAACAGGATTGCCAGCACTGTTCGTAGGCATAAACACCATAACGGCTGGGCTTGAAAAGGTGTTCCATCCTGACAAGGGTATAGGTTTTCTGGCACATGCTCGATGGATCTCTTCCTTCCTCCAAAAAGGAGAGCTTCCCTCCGGTATAAACTCTATGGACGTAGCCCATAAAGTACTTCTTGGAGATTACATAAACGCAACACTGGCGTTTACTTATGTCTCTTTAGTAGTGCTTGTGGCACTAATCAGTCTTTACAAAGTCTTCAAACATCTGCAGAAGGTTTAA
- a CDS encoding dienelactone hydrolase family protein, with product MGKMISFKKDGVEVSGYFAEPEAITKGPLVIVIHEWWGLVPHIKDVCDRYAREGFFAFGIDLYKGKTANNPEDAGKLMQDLFQNRLPEAEAMFKASLDYFKENDIGFVGRVQDYRFGVTGFCCGGTCTWYFGAKFPQDVHALAPYYGLYSIVPIDFSKIKAPVFAVHAGKDAFIPLSDVVKAIEECNKHSINAQFIIYAGVDHAFFNDARPEVYHEEYAKDVWIKTVAFFKQHLE from the coding sequence ATGGGAAAGATGATTAGCTTCAAAAAGGACGGAGTGGAGGTTTCTGGGTATTTTGCAGAGCCTGAGGCCATAACGAAGGGTCCGCTCGTCATAGTTATACACGAATGGTGGGGACTTGTACCTCATATAAAGGACGTGTGTGACAGGTACGCAAGGGAAGGCTTTTTCGCCTTCGGCATAGATCTATACAAGGGTAAGACTGCTAACAACCCAGAGGATGCAGGCAAGCTCATGCAGGATCTCTTTCAAAACAGGCTTCCTGAAGCCGAGGCTATGTTCAAAGCAAGCCTGGATTACTTTAAGGAGAACGACATAGGGTTTGTGGGTAGGGTCCAGGACTATAGGTTTGGAGTTACGGGCTTTTGCTGTGGTGGAACGTGCACCTGGTACTTTGGGGCTAAGTTCCCCCAAGACGTTCATGCCTTAGCTCCATACTACGGCTTGTACAGCATAGTGCCTATAGACTTTTCCAAGATAAAGGCTCCCGTGTTTGCCGTCCATGCAGGAAAGGACGCCTTCATACCACTGTCGGACGTAGTCAAGGCAATAGAGGAGTGCAATAAACACTCCATAAACGCCCAGTTTATCATATACGCAGGCGTGGATCATGCCTTCTTCAACGATGCAAGGCCTGAGGTCTACCATGAAGAGTACGCCAAAGACGTGTGGATAAAGACAGTAGCCTTCTTCAAGCAACATCTAGAATGA
- a CDS encoding Ppx/GppA phosphatase family protein, producing the protein MRLAVVDIGSYSCRLAVADINNGVPHIVYKEGKITSLMSGVQSEGLIQEDRMEETLQVIESYLKKAKELGVQEIYLLGTEALRKAKNRDQFFRLVKERLGLTVEVIPPEKEGELAFLSAVYSLDLSGHVCVIDQGGGSTEFVFGRDKKLYEVRSLPMGIVSLTEEFIKHDPPTIYELESLKNYVDERISELVRPVDQLVGLGGTITTLAALEYNVFPYDPSQVHGKALSLEAIMKWLEILSSMKAQERYATFPHIEPKRSKVIIAGIVMFYRILLLFGKKEIVVSDWGIKEGFLIKKGGERKGR; encoded by the coding sequence ATGAGGCTTGCTGTAGTAGACATAGGCTCTTACTCCTGTAGGCTTGCTGTTGCAGATATTAACAACGGTGTACCCCATATAGTCTATAAGGAAGGAAAGATCACATCCCTTATGAGCGGTGTACAGTCCGAAGGTCTAATACAGGAAGACAGGATGGAGGAAACTTTACAGGTAATAGAGTCCTACCTCAAGAAGGCAAAGGAGCTAGGTGTACAAGAGATATACCTTTTGGGAACAGAAGCCCTTAGAAAGGCAAAGAATAGAGATCAGTTTTTTAGACTAGTCAAAGAGAGGTTAGGGTTAACAGTTGAAGTGATACCACCAGAGAAGGAAGGAGAGTTAGCCTTTTTGTCTGCTGTTTACTCCCTCGATCTTAGCGGTCACGTGTGCGTCATAGACCAGGGTGGAGGGTCTACAGAGTTCGTATTTGGAAGGGATAAAAAGCTCTATGAGGTCCGATCACTTCCTATGGGTATAGTAAGCCTGACGGAGGAGTTCATAAAGCACGACCCACCCACCATATACGAGCTAGAGTCTCTCAAAAACTACGTAGATGAAAGAATATCCGAGTTGGTAAGACCAGTGGATCAACTTGTGGGACTTGGTGGTACTATAACCACCCTGGCGGCGTTAGAGTACAACGTCTTCCCTTACGACCCTTCTCAGGTACATGGCAAGGCTCTTTCCCTAGAAGCTATCATGAAGTGGCTCGAAATCCTTTCTTCCATGAAAGCACAAGAAAGGTACGCCACATTCCCACACATAGAGCCAAAAAGGTCCAAGGTAATAATAGCAGGGATAGTCATGTTCTACAGGATACTCCTCCTGTTTGGTAAGAAGGAGATAGTCGTAAGTGACTGGGGAATAAAGGAGGGTTTTTTGATAAAAAAAGGAGGGGAACGGAAAGGGAGGTAA
- the oadA gene encoding sodium-extruding oxaloacetate decarboxylase subunit alpha: MREIFITDVSLRDGIQSLLATRVRGEDLYEVLEVLDRCGFWSLEVWGGATFDVCLRYLKEDPWERLRKFKDIAKNTKLEMLLRGQNLVGYRHYPDDVVEAFVKKAYDNGIEVFRIFDALNDTRNMRKAIEVAKKIGATVKGVLSYTISPVHTVEYYLKVARELVDMGIDIISIKDQAGLLSPKVAYELVKALKEEFPSYPVHLHTQTTADLAEMAQLKGIEAGADMIDTVFYSLSGQTSHPPGETMIYVLREFGYKVSVDENLYKKAGDMFREIRKKYKKYDVLPPYPDVGVLKHQIPGGMITNFISQLKEQGMEDKLEEVMQEVIRVREDLGYPPLVTPTSQIVGSQAFLNVLHGERYKVVTKETRDYVKGLYGRPPAPIKEELIKKILGNEEPVYHIRPADLLEPELEKVRQEAIQAGARSEEDVLSYVLFPLVAKEFFEWRDKFEKGQAPPPYTEDIMQEEEERHKAPVEFYITVHGEQYHVQIAGKGEDTEEGKTFFIRLDGRLEEVVLKPLREIDISQIKKGEITAGEEVKPKRRKPVGVGDITSPISGKVVNIKVNVGDRVKEGDVLFVVEAMKMENEVHSTISGVVEEILVSVGEVINPDEVVMRIKPEI; encoded by the coding sequence ATGCGTGAGATCTTCATAACTGACGTCTCCCTTAGGGATGGAATACAGAGCTTGCTTGCCACACGCGTCAGAGGTGAGGACCTCTATGAAGTTTTAGAGGTTTTAGACAGATGTGGTTTTTGGTCCCTTGAGGTTTGGGGAGGTGCCACCTTTGACGTCTGCCTTAGATACCTCAAAGAAGACCCATGGGAAAGGCTCAGGAAGTTTAAAGATATAGCTAAGAACACAAAGCTTGAAATGCTTCTGAGAGGACAAAACCTGGTAGGCTACAGACATTATCCTGATGATGTAGTGGAAGCTTTTGTTAAGAAAGCTTACGACAATGGCATAGAAGTCTTCAGGATATTTGATGCTTTGAATGATACAAGGAACATGAGAAAGGCCATAGAGGTGGCCAAGAAGATAGGAGCCACAGTCAAGGGTGTCCTCTCTTACACCATAAGCCCTGTTCATACAGTGGAGTATTACCTTAAGGTAGCCAGAGAGTTAGTAGACATGGGAATAGACATAATATCCATAAAGGATCAGGCGGGGCTCTTGTCTCCAAAGGTTGCCTACGAGCTTGTTAAGGCTCTTAAGGAGGAGTTTCCTTCGTATCCTGTACATCTACACACACAGACAACGGCAGACCTAGCAGAGATGGCCCAGCTTAAAGGCATAGAAGCTGGAGCAGATATGATAGATACAGTCTTCTACTCCCTATCTGGTCAAACATCCCATCCACCAGGTGAGACCATGATATACGTTCTTAGGGAGTTCGGTTATAAGGTAAGCGTGGATGAAAACCTCTACAAGAAGGCTGGTGATATGTTTAGAGAGATAAGGAAAAAATACAAAAAGTATGATGTTCTACCCCCATACCCTGATGTGGGCGTGTTGAAGCATCAGATACCAGGTGGAATGATAACCAACTTCATAAGCCAGCTAAAGGAACAAGGAATGGAAGACAAACTTGAGGAGGTTATGCAAGAGGTAATAAGGGTAAGGGAAGACCTTGGGTATCCTCCACTGGTAACACCAACCAGCCAGATAGTAGGTTCCCAAGCCTTCTTAAACGTCTTGCATGGAGAAAGATACAAGGTGGTCACCAAAGAGACAAGAGACTACGTAAAAGGTCTATACGGTAGACCACCAGCCCCCATAAAGGAGGAACTAATAAAGAAAATACTAGGAAATGAGGAACCCGTATACCATATAAGACCTGCGGATCTGCTAGAGCCAGAGCTTGAAAAGGTAAGGCAAGAAGCTATACAGGCTGGTGCGAGGAGCGAAGAAGATGTACTTTCCTACGTTCTCTTTCCGTTAGTAGCCAAAGAGTTCTTTGAGTGGAGGGACAAGTTTGAGAAAGGTCAAGCACCACCACCTTACACGGAAGATATCATGCAAGAAGAGGAAGAAAGGCATAAGGCTCCTGTAGAGTTTTACATAACGGTGCATGGTGAGCAGTACCACGTTCAGATAGCTGGTAAAGGTGAGGATACGGAGGAAGGTAAGACCTTCTTCATCAGGCTAGATGGAAGGCTTGAAGAGGTGGTTCTTAAGCCTTTAAGGGAGATAGATATATCTCAAATAAAGAAGGGAGAGATAACAGCTGGTGAAGAAGTAAAACCAAAAAGAAGAAAGCCCGTAGGTGTAGGAGACATAACTTCACCCATATCTGGTAAGGTGGTCAACATAAAGGTAAACGTAGGGGATCGTGTTAAAGAAGGTGATGTACTGTTTGTGGTTGAGGCCATGAAGATGGAGAACGAGGTGCACAGCACCATAAGCGGCGTGGTGGAAGAAATACTGGTGTCTGTGGGTGAGGTTATCAATCCAGATGAGGTAGTGATGAGGATAAAGCCAGAGATATGA
- a CDS encoding ArsR/SmtB family transcription factor produces the protein MVVSEEERLEEWAEFLKALAHPIRLRIVAELMESKQCVKNLSELIGTSQPNISQHLSILRNKGILGCKRDGSVVCYYIKDRRVIHIYRLLASEKEEANKGG, from the coding sequence ATGGTAGTAAGCGAAGAGGAAAGGTTGGAAGAGTGGGCTGAGTTTTTAAAAGCTCTGGCACATCCTATAAGACTGAGGATAGTGGCAGAGCTTATGGAGAGCAAGCAGTGCGTTAAAAACTTGAGCGAGCTCATAGGCACATCCCAGCCTAACATCTCTCAACATCTCAGCATTCTTAGGAATAAAGGTATATTAGGATGTAAAAGGGACGGTTCAGTGGTGTGTTATTACATAAAGGACAGGAGAGTAATACACATATATAGGTTGCTTGCATCTGAAAAGGAAGAGGCTAATAAAGGAGGATAG
- the trxA gene encoding thioredoxin, which produces MAGKVITLTDSNWQTEVLNSDGLVLVDFWAPWCGPCRILAPIIEELAEEFEGKVKVGKLNTDENPNIAMQYGIRAIPTVMLFKNGEVVDTRIGVQPKEALRQMILSHI; this is translated from the coding sequence ATGGCTGGAAAAGTTATCACTTTAACTGACAGCAACTGGCAGACGGAGGTGCTTAACTCCGACGGGCTTGTGCTCGTGGACTTTTGGGCTCCGTGGTGTGGACCATGCAGGATATTGGCACCCATAATAGAGGAACTTGCGGAGGAGTTTGAGGGAAAGGTAAAGGTAGGAAAGCTAAACACGGATGAAAACCCAAACATAGCGATGCAGTATGGCATAAGGGCCATACCCACTGTTATGCTCTTCAAGAACGGTGAAGTGGTAGACACGAGGATAGGTGTACAGCCCAAGGAAGCCCTAAGGCAGATGATACTCAGTCACATATGA
- a CDS encoding polyprenyl synthetase family protein, translating into MLQLWKEKIEKRLRDLLKPFNPDVFYRAMSYYPFQEGKRIRPMLVCIVADAYGGDIEDAITAGCAIEFLHNYSLIHDDLPCMDNDAFRRGLPSCHVAFGEDLALLAGDALLTFSFEVLSDKGLYKTLTEGELLLMVNILSKKAGFMGMVGGQVLDIRKLGDQDEITLKKTAELFSACFIFGGIVGKRLDLLEELDTLGKEFGIFFQMIDDYKDKDGYYQVYSEGVLHMAEEKLNSIKKKAQELSVLTEHFLNLLQMFEDFVKTD; encoded by the coding sequence ATGCTCCAGCTCTGGAAGGAAAAGATAGAAAAGAGGCTAAGAGATCTTCTAAAACCCTTCAACCCTGATGTGTTCTACAGGGCCATGTCCTACTATCCTTTTCAGGAAGGTAAAAGGATCAGGCCCATGCTCGTATGCATAGTGGCAGACGCTTATGGTGGAGACATAGAGGATGCTATTACTGCCGGCTGTGCTATAGAGTTTTTGCACAATTATTCCCTTATACATGACGATCTGCCGTGTATGGATAACGATGCCTTTAGGAGGGGGTTACCATCGTGTCATGTGGCTTTTGGTGAAGACCTTGCACTTCTTGCAGGTGATGCTTTGCTTACCTTCAGTTTTGAAGTGTTATCCGACAAAGGTCTGTACAAAACTCTGACAGAGGGTGAACTCCTGCTTATGGTGAACATTCTCTCCAAAAAGGCTGGTTTTATGGGTATGGTCGGTGGGCAAGTTTTGGACATAAGGAAGCTAGGAGATCAGGATGAGATAACCTTAAAGAAGACAGCCGAGCTTTTTAGTGCATGCTTTATCTTTGGTGGTATAGTTGGGAAGAGATTGGACCTCCTTGAAGAGTTAGACACCCTAGGAAAAGAGTTTGGCATATTCTTCCAGATGATAGATGACTACAAGGATAAGGATGGATACTACCAAGTGTACAGCGAAGGTGTCCTGCATATGGCCGAAGAGAAGCTAAACTCAATAAAGAAAAAGGCACAGGAGCTTTCAGTTCTTACTGAGCACTTTTTAAACCTTCTGCAGATGTTTGAAGACTTTGTAAAGACTGATTAG
- a CDS encoding response regulator transcription factor, with protein MKGTLLIVEDDRDLSDLIAYNLRREGYQVLTASSGAQALKLLDSQRIDLILLDIMLPDYDGYRIAQYVRSRQDLRMIPILFITAKDREEDKLKGFSVGGDDYITKPFSIKELLARVRAVLMRSKGVPPGRVHNIGDITVDLDTKKVWKGGTLVSLTPSEFRILEALLENRGKPVSRERLVENYLDRDVFDRTVDVHIKNLREKLGKDVIKTVRGFGYKIE; from the coding sequence ATGAAAGGTACGCTCCTCATTGTAGAGGACGATAGAGACCTTTCTGACCTTATAGCTTACAATCTTAGAAGGGAAGGCTATCAAGTTTTGACAGCAAGCAGTGGAGCACAAGCCTTAAAGCTCCTGGACAGCCAAAGGATAGACCTCATACTTTTGGACATAATGCTTCCAGATTATGACGGCTATAGGATAGCCCAGTACGTAAGATCTAGGCAGGACCTCAGGATGATCCCAATACTTTTTATCACGGCGAAAGATAGGGAGGAGGATAAGCTTAAAGGCTTCTCTGTAGGTGGAGACGACTACATAACAAAGCCCTTCTCCATAAAGGAGCTGCTTGCAAGGGTCAGGGCGGTGTTGATGAGGTCGAAGGGTGTGCCACCTGGTAGAGTACATAACATAGGCGATATAACGGTAGACTTAGACACCAAGAAGGTTTGGAAGGGTGGAACTCTTGTAAGCCTTACACCTTCGGAGTTTAGGATACTTGAAGCTCTTCTGGAAAACAGAGGAAAGCCCGTAAGTAGAGAAAGACTCGTGGAGAACTATTTGGACAGGGATGTTTTTGATAGGACAGTAGATGTACACATAAAGAACCTCAGAGAAAAGCTTGGTAAAGATGTTATCAAGACGGTAAGAGGTTTTGGTTATAAAATAGAGTGA
- a CDS encoding MBL fold metallo-hydrolase yields MLLKVLSVGPLSVNCSILLDEERKEALVIDPGADASRIIEELKDFKLVGILATHGHIDHVGVVKTLKERTDAIFYMNEEDLFLLEDTLWPGFDRYIGAELPCPEPDISIREGDTIKFGSVEIRVLHTPGHTPGLCCFYIPQHSLLIAGDLLFRGGVGRWDLPGGDLQALKKSLRRVFEELPDDTLVVTGHYDKTTIGHERVFNPYLRELL; encoded by the coding sequence ATGCTTCTGAAGGTGCTCTCGGTAGGACCCTTATCTGTTAACTGCTCTATACTGTTGGACGAGGAGAGGAAGGAGGCCTTAGTAATAGACCCTGGAGCAGATGCAAGCAGGATAATAGAAGAGTTGAAGGACTTTAAACTGGTGGGCATACTTGCAACGCACGGACACATAGATCACGTAGGTGTAGTAAAGACCCTAAAAGAGCGGACTGATGCCATCTTTTACATGAACGAAGAAGATCTTTTTTTGTTAGAAGATACCCTTTGGCCAGGGTTTGATAGGTATATAGGAGCCGAACTACCCTGCCCAGAACCTGATATCTCCATAAGGGAAGGAGATACCATAAAGTTTGGGTCTGTGGAGATAAGGGTATTGCATACACCCGGTCATACTCCAGGACTTTGCTGCTTTTACATACCACAACATTCCCTGTTAATAGCCGGGGACCTTCTCTTCAGAGGGGGTGTGGGAAGATGGGATCTGCCTGGTGGGGACCTTCAGGCTTTAAAAAAATCCTTGAGGCGTGTGTTTGAAGAGCTTCCTGACGACACACTGGTGGTAACGGGTCACTATGATAAGACCACAATAGGCCATGAGAGGGTCTTCAATCCTTACCTGAGGGAGCTACTATGA